The Streptomyces europaeiscabiei genome window below encodes:
- a CDS encoding alpha/beta fold hydrolase → MTLSHDVAGDGPVLVLLHSGVCDRRMWDAQWPALIDAGYRPVRCDLRGFGETPAPDRPHSDAEDVLALLNGLGIAQAALVGSSYGGQVALEIAARWPDRVSAMGLICSALPGHEPSAELSALGEREEALIEAGDIGGATELMVETWLGPDADDTAREMVRQMQRHAFELQLAAAEEFEPVEAVVDLAAIQAPCLVLSGAHDLADFRQIAARLPRLLANADHVELPWAGHLPSLERPSAVTDLLIGFLKERVPAG, encoded by the coding sequence ATGACGCTCTCTCATGATGTGGCCGGAGACGGTCCGGTGCTGGTGCTGTTGCATTCCGGGGTGTGTGACCGGCGGATGTGGGATGCCCAGTGGCCGGCCTTGATCGACGCCGGTTACCGCCCGGTGCGCTGCGATCTTCGGGGCTTCGGTGAGACCCCAGCGCCGGACCGGCCTCACAGCGACGCCGAGGATGTGCTGGCCCTCCTGAACGGTCTGGGCATCGCGCAGGCGGCACTGGTGGGGTCCTCGTACGGGGGGCAGGTCGCCTTGGAGATCGCCGCGCGCTGGCCGGATCGGGTGAGCGCCATGGGGTTGATCTGTTCCGCCCTGCCCGGTCATGAACCTTCTGCCGAATTGAGTGCGCTCGGGGAGCGCGAGGAAGCGCTGATCGAGGCGGGGGACATCGGCGGCGCGACGGAACTGATGGTCGAAACCTGGCTCGGCCCGGACGCCGACGACACCGCCCGCGAGATGGTACGCCAGATGCAGCGGCACGCCTTCGAGCTGCAGCTGGCCGCCGCTGAGGAGTTCGAGCCGGTCGAGGCCGTGGTTGATCTGGCGGCAATTCAAGCGCCCTGCCTCGTCCTGTCGGGCGCGCATGATCTGGCGGACTTCCGACAGATCGCTGCCCGACTGCCGCGTCTGCTCGCGAACGCCGACCACGTCGAACTGCCATGGGCAGGTCACCTTCCCAGCCTGGAGCGGCCATCGGCCGTTACCGATCTGCTGATCGGCTTTCTCAAGGAGAGAGTCCCTGCCGGTTGA
- a CDS encoding SDR family oxidoreductase, which translates to MSKIWFITGSSRGFGRQFAQAALERGDKVVATARNTDSLADLVTAHGAAILPLKLDVTDKAAAFEAVRRAHEHFGRLDVVVNNAGYGLFGAVEELTEQQVRGQMETNFYGALWVTQAALPLLRAQGSGHIVQISTVGGVVSFPNLGGYNASKWALEGLTEALAQEVAGFGIKVTLVEPGGFETDWAGSSATFAAQLPAYDELRAAVAAAWGDIKSGDPAATGAALLRIVDADNPPLRAFFGTAPLHLVPQVYAERLKTWEEWADVATQAQGDAA; encoded by the coding sequence ATGAGCAAGATCTGGTTCATCACCGGCTCGTCGCGCGGCTTCGGCCGCCAGTTCGCCCAGGCGGCCCTGGAGCGCGGCGACAAGGTCGTGGCCACCGCCCGCAACACCGACTCCCTGGCGGACCTGGTGACCGCCCATGGCGCGGCGATCCTGCCGCTGAAGCTGGACGTCACCGACAAGGCCGCCGCGTTCGAGGCCGTCCGGCGGGCGCACGAGCACTTCGGCCGCCTGGACGTCGTCGTCAACAACGCCGGCTACGGCCTGTTCGGCGCGGTCGAGGAGCTGACGGAACAGCAGGTCCGCGGGCAGATGGAGACCAATTTCTACGGCGCCCTGTGGGTCACCCAGGCCGCCCTGCCCCTTCTGCGGGCCCAGGGCAGCGGCCACATCGTGCAGATATCCACGGTCGGCGGCGTCGTCTCCTTCCCCAACCTGGGCGGCTACAACGCCTCCAAGTGGGCCCTGGAAGGCCTGACCGAGGCCCTCGCCCAGGAGGTCGCCGGCTTCGGCATCAAGGTCACCCTGGTCGAGCCCGGCGGCTTCGAAACCGACTGGGCCGGCTCCTCCGCCACCTTCGCCGCGCAACTGCCCGCCTACGACGAGCTGCGCGCGGCCGTCGCCGCCGCCTGGGGTGACATCAAGTCCGGCGATCCGGCCGCCACCGGCGCGGCCCTGCTGAGGATCGTTGACGCCGACAACCCGCCCCTGCGGGCCTTCTTCGGCACCGCCCCGCTCCACCTCGTCCCACAGGTCTACGCCGAGCGACTGAAGACCTGGGAGGAATGGGCCGACGTCGCCACGCAGGCCCAGGGCGACGCCGCATAG
- the moaA gene encoding GTP 3',8-cyclase MoaA — protein sequence MLIDTHGRVATDLRVSLTDRCNLRCSYCMPEEGLRWLAKPDLLSDDEIVRLIDIAVTSLGIEEVRFTGGEPLLRPGLVGIVERIAALGPRPRMSLTTNGIGLKRTATALKAAGLDRVNVSLDTLRPDVFRTLTRRDRHQDVLDGIAAARAAGLNPVKVNSVLVPGLNEDEAPDLLAWAVEHDYELRFIEQMPLDAQHGWKRDGMITADDILTSLRTRFDLTAEGDEERGSAPAERWLVNGGPRRVGVIASVTRPFCAACDRTRLTADGQVRTCLFAREETDLRAALRSAVPDEEIARIWRTAMWSKKAGSGLDDPSFVQPERPMSAIGG from the coding sequence GTGCTCATCGACACCCATGGCCGGGTGGCCACCGACCTGAGGGTCTCACTGACCGACCGCTGCAATCTGCGCTGCAGTTACTGCATGCCCGAGGAGGGCCTGCGGTGGCTGGCCAAGCCCGACCTGCTCTCGGACGACGAGATCGTCCGCCTGATCGACATCGCGGTCACCTCCCTCGGCATCGAGGAGGTCCGCTTCACGGGCGGCGAGCCCCTGCTGCGCCCCGGCCTGGTCGGCATCGTCGAGCGGATCGCCGCCCTCGGCCCGCGCCCTCGGATGTCCCTCACCACCAACGGCATCGGCCTGAAACGCACGGCGACGGCCCTGAAGGCCGCGGGCCTGGACCGGGTCAACGTCTCCCTGGACACCCTGCGCCCGGACGTCTTCAGGACCTTGACCCGCCGGGACCGCCATCAGGACGTCCTCGACGGCATCGCAGCCGCCCGCGCCGCCGGACTGAACCCCGTCAAGGTCAACTCCGTCCTGGTACCCGGGCTCAATGAGGACGAGGCTCCCGACCTCCTGGCCTGGGCGGTCGAGCACGACTACGAGCTGCGCTTCATCGAGCAGATGCCCCTGGACGCCCAGCACGGCTGGAAGCGCGACGGCATGATCACCGCCGACGACATACTGACCTCCCTGCGCACCCGCTTCGACCTCACTGCCGAGGGCGACGAGGAGCGCGGCTCCGCCCCGGCCGAGCGCTGGCTCGTGAACGGCGGCCCGCGCCGCGTCGGCGTGATCGCCTCGGTCACCCGCCCCTTCTGCGCGGCCTGCGACCGCACCCGCCTCACGGCCGACGGCCAGGTACGCACCTGTCTGTTCGCCCGCGAGGAGACAGATCTGCGTGCCGCGCTCCGCTCGGCCGTCCCCGACGAGGAGATCGCCCGGATCTGGCGGACGGCGATGTGGAGCAAGAAGGCGGGTTCGGGCCTGGACGATCCCTCGTTCGTCCAGCCGGAGAGACCGATGTCGGCGATCGGGGGCTGA
- a CDS encoding alpha/beta hydrolase, protein MIRVSRVTAAVAAVLALALVSPGAALAVPEPDPGLPSAPASAGRLPEGWRTTGSGESAELVWRSPEKVPVGDAQVEFRSGERLLGTPRPAADGRTFRLPLDGVRLGRTDDLRVEAAGRRLDAAGAKATARERRGLDSPSGPSRLPQAATVNKVDPGVAGSFRTTSGEYSLPSVHLPGYDTDVEMKAVVVAPEGATGSRPLALFLHGRHATCFKGDDLTLEWPCPAGHEAVPSYRGYLHDQQLLASQGYVTVSISANSVNAQDWQADDAGAQARSSLIRLHLAHWADWAADPSTAPDVVRRAPRADLGRVLLVGHSRGGEGADRAALDSLTPPPADQDGYHGRTRWTIRGTVLIGPTIFGQNPAPDVPSVSILPGCDGDVIDLQGEYYVDGTRGVSRGKALHSAVYMTGANHNYFNSEWTPGQAAAPADDDFSYGGDEHDPLCSPGTATRLTAGQQQKAGSTYIAAAARLFVAGDDRVRPLLDGSPARAASAGPARVLTHAVGAARSGAFLPASSAKVSGGRLCAQVDPDPKVSCLDPSLRTASPHFAQWRRVTPGKEPDRYALAMNWSRSGTTTELSPAHPVSLPGATSLSLRVIVPPNTTGTELDVALTDTSGKRANLGRVRVDGVPGTSRTSSYWAREVRVPLSAETRERIDLGHVRTLHLTPRTESGKAWLVDAYGRRPGTPVVEPAKLARVDVGNLTVKEGDSGSRTYQVPVRVSGSGSGVVRLFVDEPGSDFPVVRTVKVRAGTRVDVPVTVEGNTRYSSDTDHRVAVKTVRGAVVGSFLGGVTAQNDDPQPTVTMTPVVDQVTEGQPLVWRITLSAAADVAMWTDLQMLPVSEGAELSTEDVPATWLDEHFGASPDPERPLSAVSDGALLMSEVPAGSLSIDMSVPTVTDQLSEDTESLRLRLWTYDADGEAVEGPEFTGTVRDAS, encoded by the coding sequence ACCCGCCGCGGACGGGCGCACCTTCCGGCTGCCGCTCGACGGGGTGCGCCTCGGAAGGACGGACGACCTGCGGGTCGAGGCCGCAGGGCGCCGTCTGGACGCGGCCGGAGCGAAGGCCACGGCCCGTGAGCGCCGCGGACTCGACAGCCCGTCGGGCCCGTCGCGCCTGCCGCAGGCCGCGACCGTGAACAAGGTCGACCCCGGTGTGGCCGGTTCGTTCCGTACGACCAGCGGTGAGTACTCCCTGCCGTCGGTCCACCTGCCCGGCTACGACACCGACGTGGAGATGAAGGCCGTGGTGGTCGCACCGGAGGGCGCCACGGGCAGCCGCCCACTGGCGCTGTTCCTCCATGGCCGCCACGCCACCTGCTTCAAGGGCGACGACCTGACCCTCGAATGGCCTTGCCCGGCCGGCCACGAGGCGGTGCCGAGCTACCGCGGATACCTGCACGACCAGCAACTCCTTGCGTCCCAGGGCTATGTGACGGTCTCAATCTCGGCCAACTCCGTCAACGCCCAGGACTGGCAGGCCGACGACGCCGGCGCCCAGGCCCGCTCCTCGCTGATACGGCTGCACCTGGCCCACTGGGCGGACTGGGCCGCCGACCCGTCCACGGCCCCCGACGTCGTACGACGGGCGCCCCGCGCCGACCTCGGCCGGGTGCTGCTGGTGGGCCACTCCCGCGGCGGTGAGGGCGCCGACAGGGCCGCGCTGGACAGCCTCACCCCGCCGCCCGCCGACCAGGACGGCTACCACGGCCGAACCCGCTGGACGATACGTGGAACCGTCCTCATAGGCCCCACGATCTTCGGCCAGAACCCCGCACCCGATGTGCCGTCCGTGTCGATCCTGCCGGGCTGCGACGGAGACGTCATCGACCTCCAGGGCGAGTACTACGTCGACGGCACCCGTGGCGTCAGCCGCGGCAAGGCCCTGCACAGCGCGGTCTACATGACGGGTGCGAACCACAACTACTTCAACAGCGAGTGGACCCCCGGCCAGGCCGCGGCACCGGCCGACGACGACTTCTCCTACGGCGGTGACGAGCACGACCCGCTGTGCTCGCCGGGTACCGCCACCCGGCTCACCGCCGGGCAGCAGCAGAAGGCGGGCTCGACGTACATAGCCGCCGCGGCCCGGCTGTTCGTCGCCGGTGACGACCGGGTCCGCCCGCTGCTCGACGGGTCCCCCGCGCGTGCAGCCTCCGCCGGGCCCGCCCGCGTCCTCACGCACGCCGTCGGCGCCGCCCGCTCGGGGGCGTTCCTTCCCGCCTCCTCCGCCAAGGTCAGTGGCGGCCGGCTGTGCGCCCAGGTGGACCCGGACCCGAAGGTCTCCTGTCTGGACCCCTCCCTCAGGACCGCTTCCCCGCACTTCGCCCAGTGGCGGAGGGTGACCCCCGGCAAGGAGCCGGACCGGTACGCGCTGGCCATGAACTGGAGCCGCTCCGGCACCACCACCGAGCTCAGCCCCGCCCACCCGGTCTCCCTGCCCGGCGCGACATCGCTGAGCCTGCGCGTGATCGTCCCGCCGAACACCACCGGCACCGAGCTGGACGTCGCCCTCACCGACACCTCCGGCAAGCGGGCGAACCTCGGCCGGGTCCGCGTCGACGGCGTGCCGGGCACCTCCCGCACCTCCTCCTACTGGGCGCGTGAGGTCCGCGTACCGCTGTCCGCCGAGACCCGGGAGCGCATCGACCTCGGCCACGTCAGAACCCTGCACCTGACCCCGCGTACCGAGTCCGGGAAGGCATGGCTGGTGGACGCCTACGGCCGGCGCCCCGGCACCCCCGTCGTCGAGCCCGCCAAGCTGGCGCGCGTGGACGTCGGCAACCTGACCGTCAAGGAGGGCGACTCCGGCTCGCGTACCTACCAGGTGCCGGTACGGGTGTCCGGGTCGGGCAGCGGCGTGGTCCGGCTGTTCGTGGACGAGCCGGGCAGTGACTTCCCCGTCGTGCGCACGGTGAAGGTCCGGGCGGGCACCCGCGTCGACGTACCGGTGACGGTCGAGGGCAACACCCGCTACAGCTCCGACACGGACCACCGGGTGGCCGTCAAGACCGTACGTGGCGCGGTGGTCGGCTCCTTCCTGGGCGGCGTCACCGCGCAGAACGACGACCCCCAGCCCACGGTGACCATGACACCGGTCGTGGACCAGGTCACCGAGGGGCAACCGCTGGTCTGGCGGATCACCCTCTCCGCCGCCGCCGACGTGGCCATGTGGACGGACCTGCAGATGCTGCCCGTCTCCGAGGGCGCCGAACTGTCCACCGAGGACGTCCCCGCGACGTGGCTGGACGAGCACTTCGGGGCCTCGCCGGATCCCGAGCGACCCCTGTCCGCGGTGTCGGACGGCGCGCTGCTCATGTCCGAAGTGCCCGCGGGCAGCCTGAGCATCGACATGTCCGTGCCCACCGTCACCGATCAGCTGAGCGAGGACACGGAGTCGCTGCGGCTGCGTCTTTGGACCTACGACGCCGACGGGGAGGCAGTCGAGGGCCCGGAGTTCACCGGCACGGTACGTGACGCCTCCTAG
- a CDS encoding helix-turn-helix domain-containing protein yields the protein MTSGLDRRTELREFLRSRRARLRPEDVDLPSYGRRRVPGLRREELAQLAGVSYAYYARLEQGYGDTMSAEVLDAVARALRLTEEECGHLIRLAQPDRQSTTQPVPPPQRLRPTVQHLIDTLGVPAYAVGRRMDILGWNRLAAAVFGDWGQLPPEERNVARLAFLSPEARSRFADPERVALRVAGVLRMNAGKSPGDAHFSSLIQELSQKSEEFRRLWARHDVSCGIVGETVRMRHPLVGEFDLVHEPMTLPGGAPMRLMTYSVEPGSRSEEALRMLASWEMEQLR from the coding sequence GTGACGTCCGGACTCGACCGGCGTACCGAGCTGAGGGAGTTCCTGCGTTCCCGCAGGGCCCGGCTCAGGCCCGAGGACGTGGACCTGCCCTCGTACGGGCGGCGGCGGGTTCCCGGGTTGCGGCGCGAGGAGCTGGCGCAGTTGGCGGGGGTGTCGTACGCGTACTACGCACGCCTGGAACAGGGATACGGCGACACCATGTCGGCAGAGGTGCTGGACGCCGTCGCCCGCGCCCTGCGTCTGACCGAGGAGGAGTGTGGCCATCTGATCCGGCTGGCCCAGCCCGACCGGCAGAGCACGACGCAGCCCGTGCCGCCCCCGCAGCGACTGCGGCCCACCGTCCAGCACCTGATCGACACGCTCGGCGTGCCCGCCTATGCCGTAGGCCGGCGCATGGACATCCTGGGGTGGAACCGACTCGCCGCCGCCGTCTTCGGGGACTGGGGCCAACTGCCGCCCGAGGAGCGCAACGTGGCCCGGCTGGCCTTCCTCTCGCCCGAGGCGCGCAGCCGCTTCGCCGACCCGGAGCGCGTGGCACTGAGGGTCGCCGGCGTTCTGCGCATGAACGCCGGCAAAAGTCCCGGTGACGCACACTTCTCCTCCCTGATCCAGGAGTTGTCGCAGAAGAGCGAGGAGTTCCGGCGGCTGTGGGCACGGCACGACGTGAGCTGCGGAATCGTCGGCGAGACCGTGCGGATGCGGCACCCGCTGGTGGGGGAGTTCGACCTCGTCCACGAACCCATGACGCTGCCCGGGGGCGCCCCTATGCGGCTGATGACCTACTCCGTCGAGCCGGGATCCCGGTCGGAGGAAGCCCTGCGGATGCTGGCCAGTTGGGAGATGGAGCAGCTGCGCTGA
- a CDS encoding TetR family transcriptional regulator, translating into MAETARTADQPARKPPGLRERMRATVQAEVVEVAHRLFTEQGFDRTTVDQIAGEVGLSRASLFRYFGTKEDIVLGRLAESGRQITEALAARPDDERPWEALRRSFDVLTRMNDQAPEQALSYLRMLQETPSLRARHYEKQLSWQKLLLPEIARRLGTSPDRPEDTRPSALAAAALACLDVAATGWVACEGTVPLAVLLDRAMGALRE; encoded by the coding sequence ATGGCCGAGACCGCCCGTACCGCCGACCAGCCCGCACGCAAGCCGCCCGGCTTGCGTGAGCGCATGCGTGCGACGGTTCAGGCCGAGGTGGTCGAGGTGGCGCACCGGCTCTTCACCGAGCAGGGGTTCGACCGGACGACCGTCGACCAGATCGCCGGCGAGGTGGGCCTGTCGCGCGCCAGTCTGTTCCGGTACTTCGGCACCAAGGAAGACATCGTCCTGGGACGCCTGGCGGAATCCGGCCGCCAGATCACGGAGGCGCTCGCCGCCCGCCCCGATGACGAACGGCCCTGGGAGGCACTGCGCCGGTCGTTCGACGTCCTCACGCGGATGAACGACCAGGCGCCCGAGCAGGCACTCAGCTATCTGCGCATGCTCCAGGAGACCCCGTCACTGCGCGCCCGGCACTACGAGAAGCAACTGAGCTGGCAAAAACTGCTGCTGCCGGAGATCGCCCGGCGGCTGGGGACCAGCCCTGACCGGCCCGAGGACACCAGACCGAGCGCACTGGCCGCCGCCGCGCTCGCCTGCCTGGATGTCGCCGCCACGGGATGGGTGGCCTGTGAGGGTACTGTCCCGCTGGCCGTGCTGCTCGACCGGGCGATGGGCGCGTTGAGGGAGTAA